The Triticum aestivum cultivar Chinese Spring chromosome 3A, IWGSC CS RefSeq v2.1, whole genome shotgun sequence genome includes a region encoding these proteins:
- the LOC123057674 gene encoding tetraketide alpha-pyrone reductase 2 has protein sequence MPEYCVTGGTGFIASHLIRALLAAGHTVRATVRDPSDEAKVGFLWDLEGADERLQLLRADLLVEGSFDAAVSGVDGVFHAASPVVVSYEDGKDAQEKLVDPIVKGAGNVLRSCARAAVPPRRVVFTSSCSCVRYRHHHVHGGAPPTLNESHWSDADYCRTYGLWYAYAKTVAEKEAWRLATEHGLDLVVVNPSFVIGPVLGRAAPTSTALVVLALLKGDLGKYPNTTIGFVHVDDVVLGHVLAMEDGRASGRLICSGDVAHWSEVLRSLRERYPQYPIPTECSGGKGDDRAHKMDTSKMEALGFPPFLSIQQMFDDCIKSFQDKGLLLP, from the exons ATGCCGGAGTACTGCGTGACCGGCGGGACGGGGTTCATCGCGTCGCACCTGATCCGGGCGCTGCTCGCCGCCGGGCACACGGTGCGCGCCACGGTGAGGGACCCGAGCGACGAGGCCAAGGTCGGGTTCCTGTGGGACCTGGAGGGCGCCGACGAGCGGCTGCAGCTGCTGCGCGCCGACCTGCTCGTGGAGGGCTCCTTCGACGCGGCCGTCAGCGGCGTGGACGGCGTCTTCCACGCCGCCTCCCCCGTCGTCGTCAGCTACGAGGACGGCAAGGACGCGCAGGAGAAGCTGGTGGACCCGATCGTGAAGGGCGCGGGCAACGTGCTCCGCTCCTGCGCCCGGGCCgcggtcccgccgcgccgcgtggTGTTCACCTCCTCCTGCTCCTGCGTGCGGTACCGGCACCACCACGTGCACGGCGGCGCCCCGCCGACGCTGAACGAGTCCCACTGGAGCGACGCCGACTACTGCCGGACGTACGGGCTGTGGTACGCGTACGCCAAGAcggtggcggagaaggaggcgtGGCGGCTGGCGACGGAGCACGGGCTGGACCTGGTGGTGGTGAACCCGTCGTTCGTGATCGGGCCGGTGCTGGGCCGGGCGGCGCCCACGAGCACCGCACTGGTGGTGCTGGCGCTGCTGAAGGGCGACCTGGGCAAGTACCCGAACACGACCATCGGGTTCGTGCACGTGGACGACGTGGTGCTGGGGCACGTCCTGGCCATGGAGGACGGCAGGGCGTCCGGCAGGCTCATCTGCTCCGGCGACGTCGCGCACTGGTCCGAGGTGCTCAGGTCGCTCCGGGAGCGGTACCCGCAGTACCCCATCCCCACAGA GTGCAGCGGCGGGAAGGGGGACGACAGGGCGCACAAGATGGACACGAGCAAGATGGAGGCGTTGGGGTTCCCTCCATTCCTCTCCATCCAGCAGATGTTCGACGACTGCATCAAGAGCTTCCAGGACAagggtcttcttcttccttga